One Candidatus Cloacimonas sp. genomic region harbors:
- a CDS encoding TldD/PmbA family protein, with the protein MKYLDLAMNAAEALGAEYADIRIQKTFDQVIYLQNLSLKHTSNDVQQGYGIRVFKNGAWGFAHSNVFSDEAVLATVKKAYETAILSAEVNKDKKLRLAPERSYLATYQTPVKIDPFKVPLTEKIDLLMEVNRTMLAYEGIKQARSLLIMHKDEKLFANTLGTKLDLSTQFINPMITAIAVTENDSQSRTFDEGGKAIGWEWILELDLINIAKQTAEEALIKVKADTLGEEQRRTLILDPNHLGLTMHESVGHATELDRVLGWEADYAGVSFATPEKLNNYRYASELVNFVGDNTLEGGLATLGFDDDGVPGQKWYIIKDGILKEYGSTRDTALEIGLDASRGCNRATYYFNQPINRIPNLYMLPGTKPLTPGELIADTEDGVYIQGRGSYSIDHHRINFQFGGDFFWEIKNGKLLRPLKKVIYKSYNPEFWNSCDAICDERFWRPFGVVNCGKGQPPQTARMTHGSAPARFRNIRVGGSQ; encoded by the coding sequence ATGAAGTATCTCGATCTGGCAATGAATGCGGCAGAAGCACTGGGAGCTGAATATGCCGATATCCGCATTCAGAAAACATTTGATCAGGTGATATATCTGCAAAACCTATCCCTAAAACATACCAGTAATGATGTGCAACAAGGATATGGCATCCGGGTTTTTAAAAATGGCGCCTGGGGTTTTGCGCATAGCAATGTTTTTAGTGATGAGGCGGTTTTAGCCACGGTAAAAAAGGCATACGAAACCGCAATTCTTTCTGCGGAAGTGAATAAAGACAAAAAATTGCGTTTAGCTCCGGAACGCAGTTATCTTGCCACTTATCAGACACCCGTGAAAATCGATCCTTTTAAAGTGCCACTAACGGAAAAGATAGACCTGTTGATGGAAGTGAACAGAACAATGCTTGCTTACGAAGGAATCAAGCAAGCCCGTTCTTTATTGATAATGCATAAGGATGAAAAACTTTTTGCCAATACTTTAGGAACAAAGTTAGACCTTTCCACTCAGTTTATCAATCCGATGATTACGGCTATTGCCGTTACGGAAAATGACAGCCAAAGCCGCACTTTTGATGAAGGTGGAAAGGCGATTGGTTGGGAATGGATTTTGGAACTGGATTTAATTAATATAGCCAAACAAACTGCCGAAGAAGCGCTAATCAAAGTTAAAGCCGATACCTTGGGTGAAGAACAGCGCCGAACTTTAATTCTTGATCCCAATCATCTGGGTTTGACGATGCATGAAAGTGTTGGCCACGCTACCGAATTGGATAGAGTTTTGGGTTGGGAAGCTGATTATGCCGGTGTTTCTTTTGCCACTCCGGAAAAATTGAACAACTATAGATACGCCAGTGAGCTGGTTAATTTTGTGGGAGATAACACTTTGGAGGGTGGTCTTGCCACTCTCGGTTTTGACGATGATGGTGTTCCTGGACAGAAATGGTATATTATTAAAGATGGTATTTTGAAAGAATATGGCAGCACAAGAGACACAGCTTTGGAAATTGGTTTAGATGCTTCCCGTGGCTGTAATCGTGCCACTTACTATTTTAATCAGCCCATAAATCGGATTCCCAATTTATATATGCTGCCTGGAACCAAACCCTTAACTCCGGGCGAGCTTATTGCCGATACGGAAGACGGGGTCTATATTCAAGGGAGAGGTAGTTATTCTATCGATCATCATAGAATTAACTTCCAGTTTGGCGGTGATTTCTTTTGGGAGATAAAGAACGGAAAACTGCTGCGTCCCTTAAAAAAAGTAATCTACAAGTCCTATAATCCAGAATTTTGGAATAGCTGCGACGCTATCTGTGATGAAAGATTTTGGCGTCCTTTCGGAGTGGTAAATTGTGGAAAAGGTCAACCACCTCAAACTGCCAGAATGACCCATGGTTCTGCGCCTGCAAGATTTCGCAATATCCGGGTAGGAGGTTCACAATGA
- a CDS encoding zinc-ribbon domain-containing protein: MPDRTLICQDCSKEFVFTEGEQEFYKEKGLQNEPKRCPDCRKAKKAQFNRNRRRQSN, from the coding sequence ATGCCAGACAGAACACTTATTTGCCAGGACTGCTCCAAAGAATTTGTCTTCACCGAAGGTGAACAAGAATTCTATAAGGAAAAAGGCCTTCAAAACGAGCCCAAACGCTGCCCTGATTGCCGTAAAGCAAAAAAGGCACAGTTTAACCGCAACAGACGCAGACAATCTAACTAA
- a CDS encoding metallopeptidase TldD-related protein, with protein sequence MNSEKIVKYIQTNCQADDWSLNIFEDDSHETRFAQNCITQHIAGATKEISLSVSFDGKKGSCSINQDDEESLAYLLKTAEDIAKLAPVDPEFVPSEGKKNIPAVVNCDPETRALQPKQLVDIVQNSINEAKKFGATVSGLTEKHINSNCLFTKNGFAGEYEYSDFGHSMTLKKEEVETKVSYEAKKFADFKLNDLWEKLQHQATTLAVKQEFEPQKIAVILRPVALQELLWFMGWMMDRRQSDEGFTPFTDKIGKPFFGEKFSWFSTMQQPKLLALPYSSDGIISEEIPWVEKGVLKNLPVSRYWAKKINSKPSNAYNMYIPGEGYTEEEMMKMVPRGLIVNTFWYIRSVDVKAGEFTGTTRDGVWYFEDGKIKYAVNNLRFNEIPHDATCRIISTGKSELALPTSMLPAMLIDNFNFVDKTSF encoded by the coding sequence ATGAATAGCGAAAAAATAGTAAAATATATCCAAACAAACTGCCAAGCGGATGATTGGTCCCTAAATATTTTTGAGGATGACAGCCACGAAACGCGTTTTGCCCAAAATTGCATTACTCAACACATTGCCGGCGCCACGAAAGAAATATCTTTAAGCGTTTCTTTCGATGGCAAAAAAGGTAGCTGCTCAATTAATCAGGATGATGAAGAAAGTTTGGCATATTTGCTGAAAACAGCTGAAGACATTGCAAAATTGGCACCGGTAGATCCGGAATTCGTCCCTTCGGAAGGGAAAAAGAATATCCCGGCAGTCGTTAATTGCGATCCTGAAACCAGAGCTCTGCAGCCAAAACAATTGGTGGATATTGTGCAAAATAGCATCAATGAAGCCAAAAAATTCGGAGCAACCGTTTCCGGCTTAACGGAAAAACATATAAATTCGAATTGCCTATTTACGAAAAATGGTTTTGCCGGTGAATATGAATATAGCGATTTTGGCCATTCTATGACCCTAAAAAAAGAAGAAGTGGAAACAAAGGTTTCGTATGAGGCCAAAAAATTCGCCGATTTTAAGCTAAATGACCTTTGGGAAAAATTGCAACATCAGGCAACTACCCTTGCCGTTAAACAAGAGTTTGAACCACAAAAAATAGCCGTTATTTTGCGTCCCGTTGCTTTACAAGAATTATTGTGGTTTATGGGTTGGATGATGGACCGCCGCCAGTCAGACGAGGGCTTTACACCCTTTACGGATAAAATAGGTAAACCCTTTTTCGGGGAAAAATTCAGCTGGTTTTCAACTATGCAACAGCCAAAACTTTTAGCTTTGCCCTATTCTTCCGATGGTATTATCTCCGAAGAAATTCCCTGGGTGGAAAAGGGTGTGTTAAAAAATCTTCCGGTCAGCCGCTACTGGGCAAAAAAAATAAACAGCAAACCCAGCAACGCATATAATATGTATATTCCGGGCGAGGGATACACGGAAGAAGAAATGATGAAAATGGTTCCGCGCGGGCTAATTGTAAACACTTTTTGGTATATTCGTAGCGTGGATGTAAAAGCAGGTGAATTTACCGGAACAACGCGGGATGGAGTTTGGTATTTTGAAGATGGTAAAATTAAGTATGCAGTAAACAATTTACGCTTTAATGAAATCCCTCACGATGCCACGTGTAGAATTATTTCCACAGGCAAAAGTGAGCTTGCATTGCCGACTTCAATGCTTCCGGCTATGTTGATAGATAACTTTAATTTTGTGGATAAAACATCTTTTTGA